The sequence GGCTTTGGGAATGGatgttgattattttataagcCCATTAAAAAGCGATTTACGTtaaaccaacacggccctaCTTCATTGATTCGCTCCAAATATCTGGGCATTCACAGTCCCACGAATTCGAGATCCCCGTCATGGGAATTAGAGAAGAACAGCGGTATCCTCTGCTGCTTTCAGTcacagaagaagaagatggacCACAGCAACTACCTTGTCAACAATGCAACGGTATATATACTTTGGTCCAAGAAACATGGTTGGAATCAATCAAGATATGGGAAATCGCGGGTCCCTCTATCTTCAGCCGTCTTGCTATGTTCTCCATGACCGTTATCACCCAAGCTTTCGCAGGACACCTCAGTGACATCAACCTCGCTGCTATTTCTATAGCTACCACTGTCATCATTGCCGTTAGTTTCGGTTTCTTGGTAAGCAATAAATTCCACTGACCTTTTTTCACGTTCTTAAGTCATGTAAATGGTTTGCTCTTAGATTACATTTGCCCCATGTGGTCAACCTCCAAAATTTTTATCCTGATTCTTTCTATTGCTGCAGCTAGGCATGGCAAGTGCATTAGAAACGCTATGTGGGCAAGCTTATGGAGCCAAGCAATACCACATACTAGGCTTGTATATGCAACGTTCTTggattgttttatttttgtgttcaATTTTATTACTACCTATGTTCTTGTTTGCAACTCCAATCTTGAAATTGATAGGACAGCCTGAAGAGGTTGCTGAGCAGACAGGTTTGGTGGCAATTTGGTTaattccttttcattttagcTTCCCTTTTCAGTTCACATTGCAAAGGTTCTTGCAGAGCCAGTTACAGACCGGGGTTATCGCTTTGGTATCTGGTGGTGCTCTTCTGATCCATGTGTTTGTGAGTTGGGTTTTTGTTTACAAGTTGAGAGTTGGGATTGTTGGCACTGCAATTACTCTTGATTTCTCTTGGTGGGTGTCCGTTTTGGGAATGTTTGTGTATTGTGTTTGTGGTGGTTGTCCAGTTTCTTGGACTGGTTTCTCTACACAAGCTTTTGTTGGACTTTGGCCGTTCTTTAAACTCTCTGCGGCTTCTGGGATCATGCTTTTGTATGTCTGCattttctctccttttccATTAAATAATTGACTTTTCAATTGACTGATTTCTCGAAATGATAGAGCTTGTACATTATATTGTTTAAGGTTCGAGAATCTCTACTATAGAGTGTTGATTATCATATCTGGGTATTTGCAAGAGACTGAGGTTGCAGTTGACGCCCTTTCCATTTGGTTAGTTACTGTTCACAATGcttcttctttcatttatttaacttCTATTGAATGTTATGCTGAGATTTTATGCTGGCTCATGTTTGATAGCTCTGATGAGTTATACTTCATTTGGCAGCATATCTATCTATGCTTGGGAATCTATGATTCCACTTGGATTTTTGGCTGCCACTGGGTATGTTACTATTGTGAGTCTCTATCCATTATTTTCCTCTTGTATCCAAAAGTCAACACAGTGATAGCCAAGAAGGAACAAAGAACATTTTATCACTATTAAACTTGAGAATGAAAAATGAGGAATAGGAAAAGTAAGAAGTAGATTTTGAGGTATAAGGCAGAGAGAACATAGGTTGTACTGAAAACCACTCTCAATTCAAACGTATATTTGGTTTCACATTTTTTCATGACAATTGcgatattttattagtatgtCTTTTCATTCTTGTGGATTTACAATAATTCATTATTGaggaagaaaatattattcattctTTCATGAGCTATTCATCTAAAGCAAGTTCATGCTTTTTACCCTTTCTGTTTAATTGTGCAATAATTACAGAGTACGGGTTGCAAATGAGCTTGGCGCAGGCAATGCAAAAGGTGCCAAAATTGCAACTACAGTGTCAATATTGACCTCCCTAGTTATTGgattgttctttttcttaatcatCATGGCTTTCTCTGAGCAACTTGCAATGCTCTTTACATCAAGCTCCTCTGTCATTGCAATGGTTAACGAGTTGGCAGTTTTACTGGCATTCACCATTCTCCTCAATTGCATTCAACCAGTTCTTTCAGGTAACCAACATAacaataatttgaatttaggATTGCGAGACTAAATCCCACTGATTGGTTTTACTGTCAAATATTTCTGCTCAGGTGTGGCAGTTGGATGCGGTTGGCAAGCATTGGTAGCATTTATAAACATTGGCAGCTACTACATAGTTGGGGTGCCTCTTGGGGTCTGCTTAGGGTGGCTGCTCCACTTTGGTTTCACAGTAAGCAAATTACACAGTAGcaaacacttgaagcattTCCTCGCATTTGCATTATCAATTGTATGGTCGAACTTCTTTGAATCTTTATTGGTATCAGTACTGACTGAGAAGTAAAGTAGAGTTTTGAATAACAAAGTGATTGTGGACAATTCCCAGCAGTGACTGCTGAGGGAAGAAGatgttgtatttatattaacttGGTTGATGTTACCCTAGAGGGGAATTTATTACAATGTGCTTTTACAAAATAATGAGTATCATTCCTGGATTATGGGTCCAATAATTGATGATAAATACAACTGAATATTCTGGATGTAATATTAACAGGCTTATTTACATATAAAGGAATGTTGTCTTAAAATGTTAGGTGATGTGTTAGGCATACACTGCTGTACTAATGTCTTTGAAGAGCTGCTATATGAGAAGCATTTATAAATGAACTTTTGAGAAGGAAGATAGTTTTAAAGgctcttcttttatttatcatttgaTGTGTTGTTTATcactttttgttgtttttttttttttctgtgcTTGTTTTAAAAAACGAACACACTTCATTTTCTAGTTTCTGCAATGTTCTTCCAGGAAGCAAGCAAAAAAAGATTTATGTTCTTTTTCCGCACTCATATATGTACATTTTTATAAGCAGGGTATTTGGGCTGGATTGATTATTGGAACAGTGGTCCAGACATTGATACTGACCATAGTCACCATGAAATGCGAATGGGAGAAGGAGGTAACTGTGATTTAATGCACTGGCGATCcacttgttttcttatttttttaacttatgCAAGGAGATGACAACTTGTATAAAAATGCGATTTACAGGCAGAGAAAGCTCGACTTCACATAACCAATGGAGCTACGTTTAGCTGATAATGCAATACGAGCATGCATTGCTTTTTCACTGATAACAAGGTCATAGTTATGAGCAGCCTGCAACTAAAACAGACATGCCTAAGACAACCAACGATCACTTCGTCAAGAAAGGATGAAAGGGTAGGGGAAacaacaattttaattttctttttcagttttgCTGCCCCAACTGAAAAAAAAGGAGTGATAATTAGCTTTATGGGGAAGAATATATGAACCCCATTATTTGCTTTTAACATTCAAAAACGTAATTGGGTTTTGAGTTGATATAATATAGGATCATTCCGAACTGTAAACTGCCTCCTCTTCATTACTATTATTTGCTTTTTCTCCTGAATGTTGCCTTATTTTCGTTTTTCAGAGGATTATTTTCCGAAATAGCTCTTACCTTTCTGAAgatgaaatattaaaacttCATGGACATGGTTGTTTCttatgattaatattatttgtacACAACCACAATATAAACTTAGAATAGAACAAAATTAGAAGCACATACCAAATTCATTCGAAAAGAAATGTCTGAAGATGTTTGGTTGGATATTaatgagataaaatataatgaactaATGGAACGTCAATCAATTTTCTAGTAATCGCTGCAACTATTCAGTTAAGGGTTCATGCTGGTGGTTTTCAGATAGATAAAGTATGATTCGTATAAGGTCCATGATAGTGTTCTCAGATAAATAGGTAAATGTTTATGTTAGGTTTTACGAAgttttatttacatttatttttccttaatcaTGTTTTGGttggattgctttctcatttaCCTCAACggatttccttttctttcatttatagACTTTTATCTtcagttattttataaatttattgggTGTTAAAccaataaattattgaaatcTCTCACTTCTATAATTCATGGATTTAAGTACATTAATGACAAAATTATCATACTTTCATGCTTGGTAATACCCCCAAGCTTTCTATAACAGAAtcctaaaatacagaaaattGTAATGGTTCAAACCTCTTCTTTACccattttatatttcatatgcagacttttgtttatatattcttttttatcttctcGTATTTGCAGTATTTACTATCAGAATCATAAACAGTCAACCttctataaataatatttaataagttaataatcctattaattaataaattttgaagaaACCAGCTTCATCCTCCTTGgatattcaataattaataaatttttataactttttttgtaattattaattattagaagaaatattttaagaagaaaaagagatatacgcaagtaaaaataattctattattattattaatatagtatgttaaaaaaatttagaatatatatatattataatcacttattaaattgaaaattgaatatgtatttaaaatataaatttattcttatataatatattattaattttaaacctGTATAATATGTTAGGCTTTGAATATATTgacaataaatattaaaacagaaaatactgagaaggttttttttttacaggAAATAAAGTTAGAATTATAAGTCGTACAAATACAATcaatattcattatattttaagcGATTTTAACTggcattaaattaaaattcataaatcttaaatgtttttataaattacatcAGCAagatttgaataatttaagttaaaataaatagctgagactttttcttttcatatacAGATTAGATTACTCGGACAAGACAAAGATACATGCAATTGCATTTGGAGAAGGAAAAACTTTGAGCTCAAGGATTAAAAATTGTACTACCAACCCCCCCTAAATCATTATTGAAAATCTCtgaaaaatgactaaaatcaacaaaaatactaaCACAATTAATTGAAACCCCCCCGCCGGGAATTCAATTTTGGGTACGAAACGGCAGCATTCCAAGTAGCAGGTACCATTGCCAGTGAGGCTACGAGAAGAGACAGATTGCATATTCCTTAAATGTATGTTTTTCTACAGCcacttcctttcctttcctttgtCATATTCCATATTAccatttatagttttattacAGAACGTATTTATGGTTCGATAACGTCCTTTTGTGGTTATACTATGGCCACGCAGCAAAATTCTTAAGGCCAGAATTTCACTGGAACGTTTTGTACCTGAATTTCTAACAAGTTGTGTTTTAATCCTTCAATTCTTACTTTGTTATTTCTTGGGACATTctgaattaattttctttaaaagtaaagagaataaaatactaagtaggataatgttttttattattattatttttgagtCTCTCGTTACTTCTATTTTGCGACATAATTGGTGAAATCTAACTCGAGTCTTAAAAGAGatttgagttgttttctaacttATTACGATTTTAATCtattatgtattattatatcaTTAGAATTTTTTCACATACCTGCTCT is a genomic window of Ricinus communis isolate WT05 ecotype wild-type chromosome 2, ASM1957865v1, whole genome shotgun sequence containing:
- the LOC8281716 gene encoding protein DETOXIFICATION 27 isoform X2, producing MGIREEQRYPLLLSVTEEEDGPQQLPCQQCNGIYTLVQETWLESIKIWEIAGPSIFSRLAMFSMTVITQAFAGHLSDINLAAISIATTVIIAVSFGFLLGMASALETLCGQAYGAKQYHILGLYMQRSWIVLFLCSILLLPMFLFATPILKLIGQPEEVAEQTGLVAIWLIPFHFSFPFQFTLQRFLQSQLQTGVIALVSGGALLIHVFVSWVFVYKLRVGIVGTAITLDFSWWVSVLGMFVYCVCGGCPVSWTGFSTQAFVGLWPFFKLSAASGIMLLFENLYYRVLIIISGYLQETEVAVDALSICISIYAWESMIPLGFLAATGVRVANELGAGNAKGAKIATTVSILTSLVIGLFFFLIIMAFSEQLAMLFTSSSSVIAMVNELAVLLAFTILLNCIQPVLSGVAVGCGWQALVAFINIGSYYIVGVPLGVCLGWLLHFGFTGIWAGLIIGTVVQTLILTIVTMKCEWEKEAEKARLHITNGATFS
- the LOC8281716 gene encoding protein DETOXIFICATION 27 isoform X1, with product MGIREEQRYPLLLSVTEEEDGPQQLPCQQCNGIYTLVQETWLESIKIWEIAGPSIFSRLAMFSMTVITQAFAGHLSDINLAAISIATTVIIAVSFGFLLGMASALETLCGQAYGAKQYHILGLYMQRSWIVLFLCSILLLPMFLFATPILKLIGQPEEVAEQTGLVAIWLIPFHFSFPFQFTLQRFLQSQLQTGVIALVSGGALLIHVFVSWVFVYKLRVGIVGTAITLDFSWWVSVLGMFVYCVCGGCPVSWTGFSTQAFVGLWPFFKLSAASGIMLLFENLYYRVLIIISGYLQETEVAVDALSICISIYAWESMIPLGFLAATGVRVANELGAGNAKGAKIATTVSILTSLVIGLFFFLIIMAFSEQLAMLFTSSSSVIAMVNELAVLLAFTILLNCIQPVLSGVAVGCGWQALVAFINIGSYYIVGVPLGVCLGWLLHFGFTQGIWAGLIIGTVVQTLILTIVTMKCEWEKEAEKARLHITNGATFS